TGGGTGGGTTGTTTTCAAGCAGAAAACTATGGTGCGTGAACGAGTCGTAACGAAGCTGTGCAGAATCAATTAGAGAGGTAAACACGGGTGTGCAGAAAGACTACAAAATGCAATAGGAAAACTCAAAACAAACCCACCCcttagtatagtagtagtagtagtaaaagacttttattcgaccataatttataggccgagcatgtcaaccgcctgggcgaccagaagccgctgttcttcttccccttcagcgccaagccagtcgagctaggtggtgatggatagaaagggtggggggaaggaacccgactgctgagcagccgggcaatagaagaggcaatgggccaggtccacatagatacaggggcagttgggacaggaagggtccgatcgatagtgatagaggaagaggcgggacggggtgataactgcattcatctgaatgtgccgaagaaggcgagactccggcaccgtgagtgatggatgagggggaggtaaaggcgtttgtcgaggcggagctcaaggtagacctcttttatggtgcggcgaagggtgagtctcccaccgtcctccgagggcttgggccaggggatcaacggtgcccggaaaagtgtgtcgcgggcgagctgatgggccagctcattgccgtcactccctgaatgcccagggacccagcggaggaaaacgatggaaggctgcagtgcggagaccgctcgttcgacctcctgttggagagaaggtgtcagggtgcgtttctgtatgtggtgtatagcggcttgtgagtctaaatagactgtgtactcttggagagagggaaggagggcatgcgcaatggcgaggacctcgagggacaatgtgtctggagggtgtagatacggcccgctggtgtgggtttcaggagcagggaggtgtggatggtacagggcgtagccgcaggaacctcgaggagccacgaaggaggcatccgtgtaagctacaccctgggtatcaaagagaggggaatggtgctgtgcggccgcatgacgacgtccggcgtgcaggaagggggacatgttggtcgggaggggaaggatacgaagattgggagcgggggtgggaataggagaggtaaacggggagattggaatgggcgagatacccgcttgagtcaataaccactgaccctgacgggtaagggaaagccgggcaagctgcgagtcacgatggagactgagaagagaacgaagaggatggaagaggcctgtggcaaagagcttagtggtagaggtagtgatagggaggttgagagctgccttgtagaggcccacaagggcagtctcgagagcgttaagttgagtctgagtgaaggaagcgtagggtgcaaagtacaagaccttgttgagggccagcgcgtgggcaacgcggcacgcttgagcctcgtggagacctgagcgtcgagcgaccacgcgccgcaggaggtgagttacagagtggcaggtggtgacagcgcggtggagggcttgcacattcttagccgcatgcaaagggaagccaagaactttgcactgtgtgacgacaggaatgggagagccagaaagatggagagagacgaagtggttgtgtgagcgctggtaggaggaatggttgagaaggagaagctcggatttctcaggagcaggagagaggccagcggtggtgagaaaggagtcgatgagatctaggccacgttgcagggtgtcctgtacgtgaccgggagagccagatgaactccagagagtgatgtcatcggcgtaaaatatatgatgcaggtcgggaatttcagctagctgggaggcgagaggggccatagcgagattgaaaagggtaggagagagaacagcaccttgaggagtgccacgggtgaggtggtgtgggttagacaagtgggtatctactcgaaagcgagccacacgtttagagaggaatgagcggatataggagtacatgcgggagccacaatccaaagaggcgagttgagaaaggatgtgatcgtggcaaacaccgtcaaaggccttgcgaacatcgacagtcacaagtgcgtaaatttgagtgggtgtaggggacaggaacgtttgctggagaatcagaaacttgtcctgtgcacagacgcggcgtcggaagccaatgagagaatgggggaagaactcccgtgcctcaagaaaatcagagaggcgagtcagagccattcgctcaagggtcttaccaacgcacgacgtcagggagattgggcggaggttagagagagagagggaggtttgcccggctttggaatcatagaaataagggaggatgtccaggagctcggcaagcagccgctctcccaggcctcattgtaggtttgaaggaggaattctttggcgcagtcaggaaggttacgaagtgtggtttatgtaatggcatcctcaccgggagccgagcgtgtagcattagcagccagaggagattcgagctcccggagagtgaagcattggtccagatcggggttaggtccacctgagtacaccgggtaggagggtgccagagggggcgggaggtagagagaggcgagttgatcaaaaacttcggagggagtcccccgagtgagggctttagctagagtgggagcaagggcaggcttagtgccaaggagggatttaaagagagaccatgcggatcgcgagtgcaatgcagaatcaaggccatcacaaagagcactccaacgagagtgctcgagggaggcgcagtgggcgacgatctcagcccgcagagcagtgatccgggaggaaagttgggcattgtgtggttgggagcgaaaggagcgttgaagacgtttacggtgacgccataaacggataaggtgaggatctgggtcttggattgggtaacgagagcgaacgcgacggctactggacgtgagcgctgcagagatgcgcgacgtccagtcgtcgtaggattgaaaggagtcggaggcgagattagtgcgaaaagcatgccagtcagtgtgaataaccggatgacagcgagggatgtgggaaagagaggtggtgatatggatgagaaagtggtcacttagaagagtttcacTTAGAAGAgaaggaggcggccgggtttgagggtttgtgggtagccccagagtgtgtgaggggcattaaagtcaccaccaaagaggagatgggaggtagaaggaagagagtgaaggaatttgcccagagcagagaataaagaggaagtgacaggggggttgtaaaaagacataAGGACGAGTCAGATGCCGGAAGAatggtggtaataaaccacacaaactaaatatttaaggagggtggaggggatgtcaatttgttctacgagcacgtcactgcgtacataaatagacgcaagtggtgtggccgtagtggcatggtaggcgcggtagcctgggacattgcgggccgtccgggtctcctggagaaggagaaaatgaggcagagaggggcgggtgagtagatactggtggaggggggtcttattgtggcaaagatttcggcagttccactgcacaatttcgaggtcctcgccaaacgccattatgagagtggagaggaacgcgatggtacgtgttccttcttttttgccgggggcagtgactcatggacggattggagcatagatgtgaaagattccaattgctttgattgtgcttggagggtggcaagaatctggagaaccgaagtttccagctgaaccaagcgagtgtgatgtgcctgtgtggtggtttcgacaaggtcagccaaaggggcgacctgggctctggaggagggagtggggaacgtggcaaggtgctcatttagcttgctaagctgggaggtaagagaggaggtggttgtctggagggtgtgagtcaaggcatgtatctgctgttgtagatcgtgggaaatgcgctgctgctctcgctgctggcgttccagcattgcgagccggaggtcgaaggagcggctcgtgtcagtcaaggatggagagggtggtgtagtggaagagagggacgctggcaccgaggatcctttaactatggcggcgaaggagcctggtggtgacgtgatcggagctgatggatattcatgattagaggaggaggagggggtggtggtgggttgagtggcccggtgcaaagctaggcgtcggaggtatgcagctttagcacactcacgttgtttagcaaggaggaaggggcaagtggggtcgagggaggggtgggtgttcacctggcaatgaacgcaccagggctgggcacacacatgagcggaagggtcagcgggtagaggagcagcacagcgacggcactttgccggaacgctgtgctgggggcattggtgggcgtggtggcctagagtgagacaacgggtgcaggtgggaggcttaggtttatgaggacggcaccggaaggcaacgcgtttgaaatatacaaagtgggggatgacggtaccagcgaacgttatgagcactgattgagtggatcccatcatgcgagcagcgagaatatctgttttgaaagattctagatcatgcatgagctcatcaggagtgaagtggccaccggcgttatggatgacgccgaggcatgagatgggaggatggggggaataagttttgatgctgacaggcttaccgtgaaggtgaaggtgcgtgatagaaagtaggaggcgggcggtgagaggagaatgagtttttaaaaacacaaggctttgggctggcttggcctgaagggtgatgtctgcactggtcttggaggaaagttgtgcagtggaggtgactgcggcgagcacggcgtagagaggcagcttgggattgagggtaccaggaaggagttgtatgccaacagtgatgagctcggagcggggtcgggtggcggaagcaggcttacggctggcaccgatggtgctccagccgatttccggggatggagtgtcgtctaccggggacgccatgaagtccatgtctgccgacgagtcgtcagcctgaggcgcaatctgcgacgctggtgccgggctgcaggtcttggtgtcagcgggtaatgtggctggtgtaggcgcggcggcaccggcggcgtcgatgaacgcaggcggctgcgacgcatctatgggcccaaaggtgttggcgtcccttagagcgtggagttggctaGCAGTGGACGCTgtggcgacgacgaacgctgccggctaCGCCGCGgccgtcgctcacagtgttggttgcgacaggattttgcgcggtggcgtgggcggttggagtaggccccgcggtggcggcatcagtgggtctgggctgcaggggcttcgtcagacgctgcattgcagaggtgcaggcgcggcgcgttagggttagcgaggcgccgcgccacttcagacttttggaggcgcttggaggaccagcccggcagcgggccgtgatgccgatggtatccacgtgcttcggaagccttccggaaacgatggagaggaaatccaggggcgggcgaagccctggactaggccaggggcaggtgaaagcggagcacgataggcagccagctaaacagggcggcgccacctagcgggTTCGCCCCCACCCCTTACACTCTTACCAGAGATAAGTATGATACGCAAAGCAGTGTGCAGATAGACACACAGCAGTTCATTTATAGCACAAGCTTTTAACTGCTATACAGAATGTTCATCTTCTGCTGTTGTCGATGCATAGATGATGACACTTGTGGAAAAATAGATTGTTCCGTGGATAGGAGACTCTGAAGTACATGCCTCTTTGGGAAAAATTGCACGTGTTTCCATGTAAATGGAGCCATATTGCAATGGTGCTTAAGTGATGTGGCTTAtgtgcagcagttttttttttttcactcgtatgCTCAGGACCACAGTGAATAATCAAGGTCAGCAAATATACTTTGACTTCAAATCACAGGGCAGCTACACATGTTTAAGCATGTTATTAAAAGCTGGCAGCAAAGTAGTTGCGGCGGTCGGCATTTGTACAGACAAAGGTAGTTATTTGTAGAGAGAAAGGTGCGCCCTCAGCTCTGGTTTTGTTAACTCGAGAGAAGGCTAAGCACGTTGCTGAGGCAAGCACTAAAGGTCTCTTGTACCAGtaagaaaagaaagcagtaaaTAGCACGCCACACCAGTTACAAAGCCTTCCCCACCAGAGGCCGATGCCAAGGGCGACATGCGGACCACACAGCGCTTCCTCGACCAGCCGCTCCTGCTTGTCGTGAACCAGCAGTTGGGCAAGGGTCATCGCTGGATCTTGCCGCAGGCAGTCCACGCAAAGGGTGAAACCTTGCGACAGGTAATGCCCTTGAATTTGGCGCACTGTTGAAAAGCATGGCCCAGTCATTCCTTGTATGTTTTTTATCTGCTGTGCCTGTGTGGGCACACTCCTGTGTCCAACGGGCCTGAGGTCAACAAGTCTTTTGTAACATACGATCTGTAATTTATCTGAAAGCTCCAGCATAAAGATAAATTGTAGAATATACATAAAATAATCACAGATATTTGCCTAGCTTTGATGTTTCAACCTTGAGTTTTCATTTTCTCAGCATCTGTATACAATTCCGCTGCTTGCAATGCTTTATCATTTCCTACTGAACGTGGACAAGATTAAAGTTTGCATTGGGTGAGGTTGCTGTATACTGCAGCAGAAAAATTAAGGGGATGCTTACACTCCATCTGAAAGGTATGATGCGACAGTGTAATGGTTATGTGCTACTTTCGTTCATAAtttgtacatttttttaattACTCACTCTCATTCCATACATATCAATAGGTATGCGAGACCACATGAAATGCCACAAAAAATTATCAGGGGCACTTAAGTATCCTTACGTGCGGAAATGTGAAAGCTGTGTGCTCTCCGCCGCCTGCGTTATCTGCTGGgccagcgccgtacattgcgagggggTTTTCAGGGGGTgctgcatgatggcgctacgactgcacgccaagcacggaggaaatttaccggaaacggagGAAATTTGTTACTCGCTTGAGTGCAGCATCTGTGTTTAACAGGCTCATAATTACTCGTGTAGGCCTCAGTACATATCTCAAAGGTGCATTTTTAAGAACTGAAtttactagatgcgcctttattaggTTTCAAACGTCGAAGTgttgtggcggagtggcagcATCTCCGTCTCGCATGCTGGCAGCCTAGGTTTGATTCCCACGTAGACCccaattttcatttcttattAATTACCATACAAGTGCGGACACTTTTGCAGACAGCCtttgtctacaacttccgtccacgccactgcAGACAGCCTCTGTCTGCAACTTCATCCACGCCAACttactcatgagccaagaaaggtttCATGTCTGACTCTCAACCCAAGTGTCATGGATTCGATTCCCAAATAATtatcccaattttcttttcagtgtaattaatttactttgcttccttgcatttccGTCACATTTTAGTCATTCTACAATCTCAGTTATAATTTAACTCTAGTTTTAATCAATTTCATTCCACAACTTAACGTATAATGTCACAACCCTCTCACTCAAGCCTGAATTAGGGTGACAATGCACACGGCTTTTTCTCCAAACATTCGGTTTATGCTGTTTCGTTAATAGCTGCATGTGTTTCATGCAGGGCCTGTAACGGAAGCTCTAATTCAGTCGTAAGGGAGAGGGAGGGGAGCATATATAGATATTGTGGACTTTTTTGCACCTAGTTAGTTTGTGAGTTCTCCTTTAAGTCTGCTTTGAGGCAGCTTCAGTGCTTCAGCATTCGTAATGCAGGCACGGTATGTGTGCTACCATAAAGTTAGCACACAGTGAGGTCTGAGATTCTTTTTTAGGAGGAACCACACTTTTCCCTATGCTCTGCAGACTGCCGAACGCGCACTGACAGAAGTTTGTGGATCTGCATTGGAAGCTTTTTACCTGGGCTATGCACCCGCAGGCTACTACAGTTACCACTATCCCACCGAATTTCAAAAGGACGGCATCCAAGGTGCCAAGGCAAGTGGAATGTAGTTGTCGTCTGATCTAAAGACCCATGCTGCTTTTAGAAACAGCCGTGTGGAGGTCTAGAATTGTTGAGCCGATCTCTCATTCTGCCATCTTAGTTAGGGTCTGATCCTATGGTGAATTTGAGCTTTCAAAAATTGCGAACTAAATGAATGTGTGAGCTAGTATATGTGTCATTGACTTAGAGCTTCACAGTATGGGATTGAACTAGTGAGTCGGGACGCTTGTGAAAGAAAGCACGTGAGCTAAAGAGGGAAAATAGTGAATCTGTGGTACTTTGTAAGCTTGGTAGTGAAGGAAACAAAGAACAACATGACCGCACTTGTCCTCACCTGCACTCTAAAGCTTTTATGGTGCAGTACCAAGTTTGTCTGCGCAAATTCTTTTCCTTTCATATGTTATGCTCACAGTGCTAATCCCACTAAAATAAGCACCTATCAGGGCTCATAACACATGGAAACAATGGAAAGTTCCGACAGCTGAATGAACTCGGATCTGTTCAAAACAAATTAATTCTGTTGAATAAGCACAGGAGCTGTCGAATTCAAAGAAAAAGGGTGCTAGTGCTTGAATTGCTTTCCAGCTGCgtaatcttattttttttttccagtaatTAGTATTACTTACAGGGCTATGCATGCAATGCTGTGACTGCAATTTAATTGTGTCTTTGCATTGGTCTTTCACCATATTAGGTCTTCTTCTTCAAGGCACAGCTCAGAAATGGTGCCCTTTCTGTCGGTGACCTGAAGAAGCTAAAAAAGGCAGACGACTTCGCCTGGCTCAGTTACAAGGAACTCAGCTCTAAGATGCTGCCAAAGTACCACAAGGCAGTACAGGCCTTTCTGATGGCTCCCGAAGAAACGCCGTACCAGCAGCTGCTTGACAGGGCACTGTCTTCTGTCAGGCATAGAAAGGCCAGCGTCACGCCAGAAATTGTGGCCACAAGCAAAGTTGCAGCAAAAGCTGGGGAGAGCTAGAAAATCAGTTCTTGGAATAAAGTTGGAGTAGTCACAAAtatgcttgcttttttttctgttgcactTTCATGTGCGCTTATCTCAATGGAGGGTCATGCTTAGTGTTGTTAAAGCGTTTAGCGCAACATGTGTATTTTTTTATACTGACTATTCACCAAccaatggcagtggcttaactgaTTTGTAGCCGATAGAGATTTTGTTCGCTTCATACATGAATGCTTCCATACCCATGCTATTGttttacagtgacagctgttaaaGGCCCATTCCCTGGGTTTCGCATCATAGTAGTGTGTGTAACCGGAGGGTGATTACCGTGTCAGGAGTAGAATATGGCGAGAGCAATGGGATGCACAACTGTAGGGTGGCTACCACAGGAACCACCTGGGGGGTAGCTGCCATGGAAGAAGGGTGTAGCTAGAGTGGAGGAATGCACAACTCagaaggtggttaccgtggaaggagaagGGTATGGTTAGAGTGGAGGATTGGGTAACCGGAGGATGGTTGCCACAGGAACCACATGGAGAGTGGGCACCTTTGAAACAGGAGTGGATGGCGAGTGCGTAAAAATGCGCAACTGGAGGTTGGTTAGGGCATGGCGAGAGCAGAGAATGTGGCACGCTTtgtctgcggcggctgctgcaaaATGCGCCGCGTGCCCGGAATAGTGGACTGGTGAGGAGCACTATTTGAAGCGGGAGTAGTGGAAAACTAAAGAGTGCTCTGTAACGATACACACCTATATGTATGTCGCTCTCAGATTACCTCAATATATAGCAAAATGAGAGTACCtttacagctgtcgctgaatctctgGTTACACAATGGTAACCGTCCTGAGAGTtctttagtgcaaaagcactattgACCTAACTTGGAAAACGCCATTGTGTGATGAAGCCTCTGAAGTTAGTCACATGATCCGGGATGAGGCTTCGAATGTTTGGCGAAGGTTATGCTGGTCGGGGCGGGTCATTAATTACAATGGCAAATGCCATTAGGTTAAAGCCTTTAATGTGAAGTTAAACACCTCCATGGTAAGGGCCCTCTGGGGAAATGCCTTCCTGGTAAAAACTGTTGGGTCAAATGCCTTATGGCTAAGGCCTTCAGTGTAAAGGTCTTTAGGTCAAAGGATGcttttgcattcacagcacgcAAGGACCTTAAATGCCCATCTTAACTTTTTTGCTTTGATTTCTGCACAAGGTTCAGTTCACACTTGCAAAAAAGACTGGAAATCTCCATTTAGCATTCAAACTAATAGTGAAGCTACATTTAATTGAGTGTTTTTACAGCTCTTACATGTGCTGCCATCAAAGCATCCTACTAATGAGGTGTTTTAAATGTGCCTTTTATGCGCGCAGGGGAGGGGGTATGTGTCCTTATGCAGGATGAGAGTTTCAAGTGATATCTTTAGCATGTTTTATCACTTGCAAGTGTTTTGAGGGGCCCCCCTTTAGTTTACTATGTTAGCTCCCTCAGTACTTAACGCTTGCACGGCACTTCCAATGCGCAGCTCACGAGCTTTATCTCTTGTGAACAGTCTTGTAATAAACAGCGAAAGACCTAAGCATTGCCACTCTTATAACTCGGAAGCTCATGCGAGACTCTAAAAGGAAATGCTAAATTGAGGAAGCTTAAGAGATAAGTGTCTGGAggttgtaaatatgtaatttacACTGAAACCAACGTTTACGTAAGCCAGAAAAGTGTGCACAGCTGAGAAAAGCTCAGGGCAGTTACCACTGTGTAACGTGAAATTTAGGGATAGCTGAGGTGGTGAACATAATTTGCTATTTTTATTTGTCTTAATTGCCTGGTAGAATGCACACGATGTCACCGTGTTGTCACTGCCAGGACACCTTGACATGGCGCTTTGACGTCATTTGTGACGTCACCTCGTGCAGACCAGTCAGCGGGGCACAGTGTTACACCAATGCCGCAAAACCGGGAAACAtgcccttaacagct
This portion of the Amblyomma americanum isolate KBUSLIRL-KWMA chromosome 10, ASM5285725v1, whole genome shotgun sequence genome encodes:
- the mRpL46 gene encoding mitochondrial ribosomal protein L46; protein product: MALPSVRCASRTPSKFFRNSFCLLRAICNSESAIVRTCSSSAPSPSSASGWDLVGAVALERKPIITPELNALEKKYLEILRAIEIEGSLLSDHELQLIQEKKSADTEEGVAIKVQTAQDIEEEWFKKAQEFKPAPRLTEADAKGDMRTTQRFLDQPLLLVVNQQLGKGHRWILPQAVHAKGETLRQTAERALTEVCGSALEAFYLGYAPAGYYSYHYPTEFQKDGIQGAKVFFFKAQLRNGALSVGDLKKLKKADDFAWLSYKELSSKMLPKYHKAVQAFLMAPEETPYQQLLDRALSSVRHRKASVTPEIVATSKVAAKAGES